The proteins below are encoded in one region of Deinococcus cellulosilyticus NBRC 106333 = KACC 11606:
- a CDS encoding glycoside hydrolase family 19 protein, whose translation MSHRIMLACKQFGIDDRIQQAHFVAQLMAESSLIPKEENLSYTARRILQVWPSRFKSLAEALPYERNPEALANKVYGNRPELGNSHPGDGWVFRGRGYIQLTGRRNYTLYGRRLGVNLVDAPQLLLQVGVGSLAAAVFWSDHGCNDIASDPRLTVQDKCARITKKITGSERDWQRRLVLTRQVLNLLQA comes from the coding sequence GTGTCCCACAGAATCATGCTGGCCTGCAAGCAGTTTGGAATTGATGACAGGATCCAGCAGGCGCACTTTGTGGCGCAGTTGATGGCGGAGAGCAGCCTGATCCCCAAAGAGGAGAACCTGTCGTATACGGCGAGGCGCATCTTGCAGGTGTGGCCTTCTCGCTTCAAAAGCCTGGCTGAGGCTTTGCCTTACGAGAGGAACCCTGAAGCTCTGGCCAACAAGGTGTACGGCAACCGTCCTGAGCTTGGGAACAGTCATCCCGGTGATGGTTGGGTTTTCAGGGGTCGTGGGTACATTCAGTTGACGGGGAGACGCAATTACACCCTGTATGGCAGGAGGCTGGGTGTGAATCTGGTGGATGCCCCGCAATTGCTGTTGCAGGTGGGGGTGGGGTCTCTGGCCGCTGCGGTGTTTTGGAGTGATCATGGTTGCAACGACATTGCCAGTGACCCAAGGTTGACGGTGCAGGACAAGTGTGCCAGGATCACCAAGAAAATCACGGGGTCGGAAAGGGACTGGCAGAGGCGTTTGGTGCTCACCCGACAGGTGCTCAATTTGTTGCAAGCATAA